AGGCTAGCAGTGGGAGATAACCTTCTGCACCGTAGACATAACACAGCAACATAAGATCAACGACTAGCAATAAAATGTTGGCAtattagcttagcattagctggAACTGTTTATTGCTTAAAAGGTGCTAACTCTATCAGAGAGCTGGAACAGGAAATCTCTGAGCTGGAGAAGAGGAGCACTAAGGTGGACCAGCTCTCACACTCTGAAGACCACCTCCAACTGCTCCAGAACTTCACATCTCTGAACGCTGCTCCACCCaccaaggactggactgaagtCAGAGTCCATCCACCTTCATATGAGGGGACTGTGAGGAGAGCTGTGAACCAGCTGGAGGAGACCATCAGTGAACAGATGAAGAAGCTGGTCTGTAAGATGAAACCAAAGAAGATAAGTTGGATGTGACCCTTGATCCTGATACCGCGCATCCTAAACTCATCCTGTCTGGTGATGGGAAACAAGTCAAACATGGTGACATGAAGAAGAATCTCCCACAAACTCCAGAGAGATTTGATTACAATCCCTGTGTCTCAGCAAAGCAGAGATTCTCTTCAGGCAGATTTTACTACGAGGTTCAGGTTAAAGGGAAGACTGACTGGGATTTAGGATTTGCCAGAAAGTCGAtcaacaggaagggacaaaccATGCTGTATCCTCAGAGTGGTTACTGGGCGATATGGTTGAGAAATGGAAATGAGTACAAAGCTCTTGCTGGTCAGTCAAGAGAAAGGAAGATATCACACTGTCTCCTCAGAACGGTTTCTGGGTGATATGTTTGAGGAACAAAAACGAGTACAAAGCTGGTGCTAGCCCACCAGTCAGTCTCTCTCTTCAGTCTGGTCCTGAGAAGGTGGGGGTGTTTGTGGATTATGAGGAGGGTCTGGTCTCCTTTTATGACATtgatgctgcagctctgatctaCTCCTTTACTGGCTGCTCCTTCACTGAGAAACTTTACCCATACTTTAGTCCTTGCAACAACGATGGAGGTAAAACCTCAGCTCCTCTGATCATCTCTGCTGTCAGTCAGACTTCAGCATTGGATAATGTTAAGTAAGAAAATCACTTCTGCCTCTCCCATTCTAACAGAGACAGACACCCTAACTCTGAGAACAGGAATGCTATGTGGAGTGGtcagtgttgggcaagttactgaaaaatagtaactagttacagttactagttactgcttACAATAAGTAACTCagttagtaactgagttagtgctttgtaaaagtaattagttactttgaaaagtaactcaagtgttacttttttcacttgaatCCTCATTATTGTACACATCACATTAATTTGTGTAGTTATgacagtgtgagaggaaataactcaaattttatataacattgtagccattatcattatgttggaaagtggtgaaacaatagaactcagtagaaatgtttctcaatttctgacagtgttaaagcatttttaacactgtttaAGGAGTCTCAAATAGATCTAGGCTACTCTACTGACAGAGTAAAGATTAAATCCTGGCTGCTCTCTGAATATCTATTTACATGGCAGTCCAATCCCTCGTCTTATCTTTTTCTCTTATGTTTCTGAAGACAGCGGACTACACAGCTTATATCAGAAGCATGTCTTTAACAGCATACCTTGCTCTCAGTCTGTTTAGTGCTTCCTTAGTGACACACTCTGCAGCTGGCGGTGAATTAAATCCAGTCTTGGGTTGTTCAGATGGGGCGGTTCCTCCCTGCTTGCTCTGCCCAGCTACCGTGAGCTGTATCTGGGTTAGCGGTGTCTTTAGCATCCGGCTCTCTGGTAATTAGTTTGGCTGAAGTGTGATGTTTAACTCAATACTTCGTATCGTTGAAATTGCTGTTTTTGGAGGTGGATAGGTTTTACTTCCCTGTTCTTTTTCGTCCTTTCTCCCAAGGAGGGAAAAGTAATTCTGGTGTTtccaagacagagagctcacGCTCGAGTGCTCAGCCATGACGTGTGTGTGCGCGcttcagtgcctgtgtttgtttgtttctgcagcgGCTGTTCTCTTTCCcaggatgctgatgtgcttacCGCTCTGTCACGCCGTCTGCCGAACGTTGTTTGCTAACCTTCATCAAAGAGTTGTCAGCTGTAAAAGTAGCGAGTAACGGGTGATCTAAATTCCCAGTAACGGTAACGGCAttattcattttgaaaagaaacatgtTACACTACTAGTTACCATAAGAAGAAACGCCGTTGCTGTAATGCATTACTTAGTAACGCGTTACTTAGTAACGCGTTACGCCCAACACTGGGAGTGGTTGCCTCTGCGTCACTTGTGTTTTAACTAGGGATGGGTACTAGTATGCTCTGTTGGAACTAATCTATTGTTCATTTAGTTCTCTGATGAAAAGACAAGCGCAATCCTAAAATCCTTTTAGAGCTTTTCAGTTGtatttttgctttcatttttgcaGTTATTATGCTGAGATGAGGATATCTGGcaaagatgttcattttttatgacTTGAGGAATTTCAGCATCCACACTGTGTTTACAAAATGTTCCACTCTGTAGACCGAAAACCGTCAGTCTTCCTCCTGGAGCCTTTTTTGGCCCCATTGACTGccattaaaaccacttattttcattcCACTTCAGCTGtaatacagaaatacaaaatCCCACTAATTCCTCTATAACCCTGTCATccagaggcaaaaaaattgcacGTACAAAAAAATCACCGCCACTTTTCCAGGTTTGCAGAGAGGCATTATGGGAGATAATGACCTTGTTCAAACTGATATAACAGGATACACAAGTGGAAACAGTGACTGTAGGCCAGTGGAAAAAATTATTTCGACTAAAAAagtttttggatgttttctaTGGATGTCAGAGTCTGATGTGTGTGCGTATTGAGAAATTAGTGTGTGCAGGGGAGCGTGTAGGTGCAGCCAAATCACACACTGAAATCtgtattggaaaaaaatgattgatgaaaaccaagaaaaactaTTTTATCTCATAGCCatggttaaaaacatgaatttgatTTTGTTGGGGATGCATCCTGGGCTAATGCCTTCAGCTTTgtagtttttagtgtttttattagaTTCACTCATTTCTTATATGACTGATTTGCAGAGACATTACATGGTATTTCCGATAGGGTGCATTATATGGTGCAAAATGCTACTTTCAGGGTTGTAACCTGAATCTATGCAACAGTTAATTCTGACCTTTATTGATAAGAGCGGTCTGACACCACTTCCCGCACTCCAGACTGACCACACCTGTGTTTGGGAGAAACAAGAGGGTTATAAGCCAAGTTTATTCATTTGAAAACAGCGTCTTTGTATTCCTTGACCTTTGCAACCATGACTGCATCATAAAAAAGTATGAGAACCAAGATGCAGCCAACCCCTGCAGGGCAGAATGTACACAATGCAGCCAGGTGCCTCAGAACCGTACACTTCTACCTGCCTgcgaaaaaaataagaaataaaaaactttaaaaaaataaatatttacttGTTTTAGAGTTCAAAAAGCTGATAAAATTATTGGAATGTAATATTTgttcatcatgtttttattatttgtgaaagttatttatttacagCATGCACTTTAGGGCTGCAGGGGAAaagtgtgggtttttttgtatttttttttaagtgcacaaaaagtaaaaatctacCAAATCTAAGTTTTTGCTAATCATTGAAATATCCCAGACTCCCACACAAAAATCCTCACTTTGCATTCATGAAAtagaaaattatatttttttccatcaaaaaaGTGCCATTATGTAAACAAACTAACattcagagggttaaaattatgaaaataaattcactttTGCTTTacatgatgaggactggagtaaacttttaaaaattagaaaaatttcttttttcatcatgtttaatattttttaaatacatccAGTGACCTAAAAGAGCCCTAAGAGGAAAAGTGTGATATTTAAAGGCGAGGCCTGAGTGTTAAATTATTTCCttgtaaatatttgtttgtttagatGTCACGTGGGTGCTATGTGAGGATTCTGTTTCctcaataaaaatgtatgaacaAAGACTCAACTCTGAATGCACTGTTTTAATGTTCTTATTTCCTGTCAGAATTATCGCCATCTGATTGGTAGATTACCGTCACATCATAGGTCATGAATTAATGAAAGCTTCTTCTGGGTGTTTTGCAAAGGGAAGCAATAAAACCTGAGAGGAGGAGCAACACCTGAGACATTTTAAAGCCGGGTTACTTCCTGGAAAAGTCAATGTTAGTGTGAAGCAGAGCTTCTATCAAGAAGAGTCTTCTTATTCTCTCTGAGGACCGCTGCACCGAATCCTTCTAGTTTTTCTCATCTTTCTGGCAGAGTGTCGGTGAGTCCATGGCCCTTTCAGGCCTCAATGCtctgttaaaatatttaaagtaaaatttatttGTGAATCTGCCTTTATCTGTCAGAGATGTTTGGATTTTAAAACGGGGAATTCTTCTGAAAGAGTTCATGTTGAGTCTAGACCTGCCCCCTGTCTAAAGTGTCTTACTGTGTGAATTGGGGATGCACAAATAACCACTGAGCTGCAGATCTTCGTGAGTCTTGGGTGCAGCTGTGATTCTTCTACTCTCAGCTCATTTTCAGTGTCcggctgtgattttttttttttttttgtctctgtcgAGGCGACTGTAGATAAACCTATCACACACAGGTAGGATGTTGCAAAGGGAGTGGCCTCAGGGTCTCAGGCCTACAGTGGATTCTCCTTTTTCCACTCTTGGACCTGTGCTGCAGTAACACTGTTGAATCTGAGGTGGCATCTGCTCTTCTAcagtgctgaagtcatcagctggtgttTCTAGTTTGATCTAGTCTGCATGTGCTCttattgttttattgctaaCGAAGACATTAATCTGAACTTATGCAACAGTGATTTCTGACCTTTACTGATAAGAGCAGTCTGACGCCACTTCCCGCTCTCCAGACTGACCACACCTGTGTTTGGGAGAAACAAGCCTCAGTCTGAATGGCGGGAGATTAGAAGACAGTCATagcaacataaataaataagcgCTGGGATTTGTGctgcaaatattttaaaaatcactaaCAGCACATTTTAGCCTCAACTCAGCACTCAAAGAAGAGCTCTGTGATAAGAAAATAGGAATTTTGCTTAAATCATGGTTTCTTTTCACTTTAGTTGTAAAGTTGAacttaattcattttttattattgacACATTGCAGTTCACTCCTCATAATAACTAAATACTGTGACTTTGTATTTGACGCCTGTAGCAGAGTCAAACGTATTGAGGGAAGGATGGAGCACAGAGACATAGTCATGttcagacaaggctgtccatgagggggggtaaaggggagagctttcaggggtccaggtgaactgggggaccatggaggtcagcaaaatcatggtccattattaAGTTAAGCTGgggtatccatattttatatctaacctgattaataaccactcttatcaaataaacaattattattttattcttgttGCGCCGTAGAaaaaataattcttaaaaatgtaaatccattttctttaaaacagaatataaaatgggtcaaaatggctaaaattggtggaaaaggtgggatttaaaagtagctgaaatgtgttaaacaggattaaaaatgaaataaaagtgtcaaaaaataagcaaaaatggcaaatatttgttgaagtggcaaaaacggcatAATAAATGGTTGAAGGGGattgaaaagtggccaaaatgggtttaagttagcagaaatgggtggaaaatttagggaaattgaagaaaaaatggttggaactggcaaaatgggttaactaaggtagaaaaataagcagaaactggcaaaaaggggcataaaaatagtgaaatatggttaaaatgggcaaaaacgggtgtaaaaagtggttaatagtgacaataatgggtcaacagaggttTACGATCAacaaaagtgactttaaagtagaaaaatgtgttaatattaGCAAGATTGGAGGGGAAAAAGGTGATAAAAGGaggttaacattttaaaacacatccaaacacataaggcatgatgggaaatgcCACCCCATCTTTTTTGAAATGGCAGTGTGCAGGGCTTGGATCAGCTGACTTTCTACAGAGTTGATCTAACACTGGATGTATTTACACTGACAAATAAATCCAACACCATAGGAAACTCAGGGTGGAGTTAAAATGAACCTTTGGTGGGTTTAAACCAACTCTGacatgtttaacactgagattttGACATTTCACTTCTTGCTGTGTGGAAACGTCCACAAATATAACAGCACAGTATGATAATAACAGAACTActacaataaataaatgtagagaAAAGGTACataaatggttttaaagctaaaaaagctaTCCTTATCAACAAATACAACTAATCACACTCGACTGTGGGACATGTAGTTCCTTCATCCACATATAGAAATATGTACACAGCCTTGTCCATTGCCTTTTCAGCTTTtgaacaacatttttaatcaaaacaaatgtttaacaGTTATGAGTGTTCAGGATTCTGGTTGATGCCTTAAAACAGATGCAATCAGGATCCAACAACATGTCTATGGAGGATTTGAGTGGTgaattttacttccagaaccagagTCCTTGGTAAAAGTGGGTCCtgattttgttaaaaacaagcCCTGTGTTTGAATTTAGGTTTGGGATAATTGTGGTCAAATGTTGACTGTCATGTTTCTACTGACTTGAGGTTATTAATCTCTCTGTTACAGCAGGAGCTGTTGTCTAACTCACCTCAGGCTACCTGCAGACTCCAGAACACCACAACTGTGATGTCCCGCTTCTGTTGggacagaaacacacactaaaactgtcgaaataaaatcagataaaacttCTGGTTAGGGTTAAGGGAAGGCTTAGGCAACCAAGATAAAAATCAAGAACCTGACCTGCTAACCTAATCAGGAAATGTTTCATCAGTTAACGGCCTGATTGCCAGAATAGATAAGAGCAGTCCAGAGAGTCAGCTGATCTTAAATGGCAGCAACTTTTGACGGGAACTTGTTCCAGAAAGAAATCTTTACAATATCACTGTCAGTAAGAAGTGTCTTTATCTGCACTGAGATTAGACTTTGTAACAGAGAACACCAAGAAGACTGAATGACTGAGCCCGTCTGATGTGTGTTTCTTTTCAGCTCAGAGTTTATAAAGAACTCTGGCACAGGGAGAGGCAAATATAAGaacaaacatcagaacccaaacaagaaaaaaagaccaaGACGATCAACAGCTAAAGCAAGCGTAGTAAGGAACcagtgaaaaaagatttctaaactgctaaagctctgtcaggcttcATGGGgatcggccactccagaacattctccttgttgtcgttgaaccatttctgtctatctttctctgtatgcttcggctcattgtcttactggaaaataaatcttctcccaagccatagttctcttgcagactgaataagattgtcctccacgTTCATGTTACCGTCTACCTTTACGaaccttccagggctggctgctgagaagcatccccacagcatgatgctgccacctgttgAATCACACAATATCTCCTGTGTTTAATACACCTCAGCACTTCAGAAATAGTAACCTAACATGGTGCTAATTGGACTGCCCATGTcaaaatgattttactctgatTACATGCCTAGTATGGTCCTATCTACATCACTTTTCTGTGTCCTTTGAAAGTATTgtttcccaacctggggttcgAGGACCCCCAGCAGGGGCGCCAGAGTTCTCAAGAGGTTGTGgaaccctgtctgctctgaagttCTCAAAATACGCTGTACATAAATTTATTAAAACCCATGATCAGAAACATGTATTAGGCCcaaccaaaaacaggaaaacatgaAGAGAATCTGATcattttagtgcaaaaaaaagactaattacattttttattattattattataaagtcatatttttacaaagAATCAAACTCAGaacttgagtttaaaaagaaggaaatttatctaaaaaaaaacttgaaatttccaagttaaaaaaaactcttcaattTGACAcagaaattcaaaaatgtaaagttttttaaattgtaaattaaCAACTGAGTAagtaaaaaggataaaaaaaatgaaaaaatggttggatttttgactttatagtctcaaaaattctaaattttgaGTGTCATACATTGACAACTTTTgaagtaaattttttttttttctcatgaatcaagaactttttaaactttagaattttgtgttctttcttgaaaataaacagATCCTGTTCATCATTTTTGGCCCTTATTCACTGTCATAACAGAGAGTTTATACATAGAACTTTTGTCAAGGATAAGTGTATTTAGGCTTATCATTTTGGGAGtttgtcagtgaaaacatttgaaattgatgtttaattttcccATGTGGGTCATGGGGGGCCTTAGCTTTACTCAGATATAAGTAGAGGGGCCAACAGGAAACAAGATTTAGAAGCACTGTCCCCAGTCAGAATCAGTTTGATCAGATTGACGCTGTGTTGCACGGTTGAACATAGCAGTTGAAAAGAAGATTTCTTTCTGCATGGAGTCAGACAGGAGCTGAACTTTCTGGGTTTCACTCtcaatttaatgatctttttttttgtcctctgaTTATAGAAATGTCTGCTGCCAGTTTTGTGCTGACTGAAGATCAGTTCCTGTGCTCCATCTGTCTGGATGTCTTCAGTGATCCTGTCAGCACACCATGTGGACACAACTTCTGTCAGAGCTGCATCACTGAGCACTGGGACGTCAACGCCCCGTATTGCTGTCCCATCTGTAAAGAGGTTTTCAGAAGCAGGCCTGAGCTGAAGGTGAACACCTTCATCAAGGAGATGGCTGCTCAGTTCAGACAGTCAGCTCACCTGGAGCCTCATCTGACCACGAAGATACATCAGCTGATCGACCCTGTGGAGAGCCTAGAGAGCAGGATGTGTGAGAAGCACAAcaaagagctgaagctgttctGTAGGAACGACCAGAGGCGTGTCTGCATGATGTGCACAGTTTTAGACCACAAGACTCATGATGTTGTTCCTCTGAAAGACGAATATGGAGGAAAGAAGTCTAAAATTCATCAGATGATCCAGAAGAAACGACTGAAGATGGAGGAGCTGAAATGCTCAGTGGAGCTCAATGATAAGAACGCAGACAGAGAGATAGCAGAAGCTGTTCAGGTCTTCAGCGCTCTGATAGAGACTGTGCAGAGAAACCTCAACAGACTCATCGATTCAATCAAGGAGAAGCAGGAAAAGACAAAGAACCAGGCTGAAGGCTTCATCAGAGAGATGGAACAGGAAATCTCTGAGCTGGAGAAGAGGAGCACTGAGGAGGATCAGCCCTCACGCCCTGAAGACCCTCTCCAACTCCTGAACGCTGCTCTACGCAACAAGGCCTGGACTGAAGTCAGAGTTCACCCGCCTTCATATGAGGGGACTGTGAGGAGAGCCTTAAACCAGCTGGAGGAGACCATCAGTCAACAGATGAAGAAGCCGATCTGTGAGGTGGGGCTAAAGAAAGTCCAGCAGTATGAGGTGGATGTGACCCTTGATCCTGATACCGCACATCCTAAACTCATCCTGTCTGATGATGGAAAACAAGTCAAACACAGTGACATAAAGAAGAATCTCCCACAAAGTCAAAAGAGATTTGATTTCTATAGTTGTGTCTTAGCAAAGCAGAGTTTCTCTGCAGGCAGATTTTACTACGAGGTTCAGGTTAAAGGGAAGACTAAGTGGGATCTAGGAGTGGCCAGGAGGTCGGTCAAGAGGAAGGAAGATATCACACTGTCTCCTAGGAACGGTTTCTGGGTGATATGTTTGAGGAACAAAAACGAGTACAAAGCTGGTGCTAGTCCACCAGACCGTCTCTCTCTTCAGTCTGGTCCTGAGAAGGTGGGGGTGTTTGTGGATTATGAGGAGGGTCTGATCTCCTTTTATGACGTtgatgctgcagctctgatctaCTCCTTTACTGGCTGCTCCTTCACTGAGGAACTCTGTCCATACTTTAGTCCCTGTATCAACGATGGAGGTGAAAACTCTGCTCCTCTGATCATCTCTGCAGTCAGTCAGACTAAAGAGATCAGGTACCCATTCTAAACAGAGACTCACTAAAATCCAGTGTAATAAAAGGACTTGCGTTTATTTTAGTGCCtctttttctgatgtttttgttccATGTATGACTTTCTCACTGCTGTATCAAACCACATTTATCACTGATCATTATAACATATAAAGTAATCTATGAGTTTAATAGCCGCCTGTATCTGTATTTAAGTAATTTTCAGCCAAAACAT
The sequence above is a segment of the Cheilinus undulatus linkage group 9, ASM1832078v1, whole genome shotgun sequence genome. Coding sequences within it:
- the LOC121515543 gene encoding E3 ubiquitin-protein ligase TRIM21-like, which translates into the protein MSAASFVLTEDQFLCSICLDVFSDPVSTPCGHNFCQSCITEHWDVNAPYCCPICKEVFRSRPELKVNTFIKEMAAQFRQSAHLEPHLTTKIHQLIDPVESLESRMCEKHNKELKLFCRNDQRRVCMMCTVLDHKTHDVVPLKDEYGGKKSKIHQMIQKKRLKMEELKCSVELNDKNADREIAEAVQVFSALIETVQRNLNRLIDSIKEKQEKTKNQAEGFIREMEQEISELEKRSTEEDQPSRPEDPLQLLNAALRNKAWTEVRVHPPSYEGTVRRALNQLEETISQQMKKPICEVGLKKVQQYEVDVTLDPDTAHPKLILSDDGKQVKHSDIKKNLPQSQKRFDFYSCVLAKQSFSAGRFYYEVQVKGKTKWDLGVARRSVKRKEDITLSPRNGFWVICLRNKNEYKAGASPPDRLSLQSGPEKVGVFVDYEEGLISFYDVDAAALIYSFTGCSFTEELCPYFSPCINDGGENSAPLIISAVSQTKEIRYPF